From the genome of Triticum aestivum cultivar Chinese Spring chromosome 1A, IWGSC CS RefSeq v2.1, whole genome shotgun sequence:
TTCAGTGTTTTGCTCTCTGATTTCCCTCCCAACTTCCTTGTCTTTGCTTCCAGGCCCCACCTCGGGCCCCGCTGCACCTCTTAATTCCTCATCGTAATTCTGCAAGAACTGCACGGAGCTACCAATCGACTCCCTCCCGTTATTCCGAAGGGCGTCTTCTCTCAGGTGCCAGCTCCGCCATAGGAGCAGCAGGATTTTGGCTCGCCCTTCCTTGCTTTCCGCGTCCAGCAGATTCTGTTGGTAACTACACATACAAATTTAGTGCTGGGCATTTGTCATTTGCAGATCTTGTAATGGTATGTACTGATTTGGGGATTAATCCATTTTTGATTCTTTACTTGATCTTAAGTGCAATCATATTATGCACACACCCAAAAACAAAGACACTTCTCTCTTATTGTCATGTTTGAGTAGGTTGGACTCGATGAATTTTTTTTGTCGAAATTCCCAGCAAGCACACCAtaagttttttcttttttgatcGAATGGTATGAAGGGAACAATGTTTATaagaaaatttctaaaattttcaaTTATGTGCAATTCCTTGACCTAAAATCACTCAAAATGTGATGGTTTAATTGTGGAAATGATGACCCATGCTCACACTAGCCATACAGTCTCAAGCCCTCGACCCTCCATGAACGAGGAGGTTCGATCGATCTCTTCCTTAATCTACGTGTAACTCAGCTGCGCACACAAAACCGAGACTTTCCTTGAACGTTTCGGCACGCTCATGATGGATTCCACACTTCCACCGACCCACTGAGATCATCAGGCTGCCATGTTCACATAGTAAAAAAGCGCAACACGTCACCCCGGCCCGTACCGTCCGACGCGCCACGCGCCGTCTGGATCGGCCGCTAGTGGAGCTCTGTGCCCACGCGCATGTCGGTAGCTAGTGCACCCATGCTTGATGCTTCCGCGTTGTACACTCTGTCGCGCGCCacacctactactacgtgctgcatGCGGCCTATAAAACGCACCGTCGACCGCGCCCATTCTCCACAACCCAGAGGCATCAGCCAGCTCCTCACGAACGCACGGTCGCAGAGACACCGCACGAGAGCAGCTCCACCACTTCCCTCCCACACGAGCCCAAGAAGCAACCATGGCGGCGGCGAAGGCCACCCTCGTCTGCTTCATGGTCATGGCTCTCGCGACGGCGCTGCTGGCAGTGCcgggcgcggtggaggcggcgacgTGCAGCCCGACGCAGCTGACCCCGTGCGCGCCGGCCATCATCGGGAACGCGGCGCCGAGCGCGGCGTGCTGCGGGAAGCTCAAGGCGCACCCGGCGAGCTGCCTGTGCAAGTACAAGAAGGACCCCAACCTGCAGCGCTACGTCAACTCCCCCAGCGGCAAGAAGGTCTTCACCGCGTGCAAGCTGCGCCTGCCAAGCTGCTGAACTAGCTATTGGTGCCACGAGCTTCGTCCATGTCCCTCGCGCGTTGCACGTACACTACGTACGCTGGAGTACCGAGAGTGTGTGAGGTATAATAATAAAACGAGGCGAGTGCTGTATACTTTATATATTAAACAGAAATAAATTGACAGCGCTGTACTACTTTGGTACGGTGCCCGTTATGTCCATGTGCATGTATACTCATGTCCTGTGTATGCCAGCATATACATGTCAGAGTAATAAACATAAATTTTTGTTCTGTTCCCTGCTTCGCTCCGAAAAGGAAGAAAATGTTTTTTGTTTGAAATGGAGAAGAAAATACTAGTTAGTAGTTAGAATATATGAGAATAATACCCCTCCACATTCTTATGATATATCAATGGTAGCAACTTGTGGCTACATGTTATAGCGTCTCACCTTCTAGGTTCGATAAAATGATTTGTGgctaaaaaattaaaaataataatgtGGATGACTTACATGTGCTTGATGATGTGAAGGATTTACATGTGTTGAGAAATGAAATGTGGAGTGCTTGTATCTGCTTAATATTATGGAGGACTTACATGTGCAAGAAAAATATGTAGTGGGCTTCTACTTTTTGAAACAGAGAGGATGCATGCTTGCTTCATACATGTACTTTAGCAAAAGGGCGAGCCACAGAAAAACAACAATGAAATGGTCGGAAGGAAATGATGAGTCTATAAAACAGTGATACCAACTGTTAAGAACCTTGTTTAGTTTCTTGATCAAATTGTGAATTTGATCGCGGACACGAATTACATGGGAAATGTATAGCGTCTCGGGGTAGAAGTAGGGGGCAATTGTTGTGGACGAAGCTCTTGTCGATCAGGTCGGCCTGACCTCTTTGGTCGTTCGATCGGTTTGACCTTGGTAGTACATCGTCGGCGTGCACGGACCAGGGATACTGCCAGTTAACCTCTCCTACAAGACATTACCGGGAATATACATAAAGTGATAAAGAGATTACCAAAGTACTAAAAATAACAAAGCATAAACTAAAAAGGGAAAGAAAGGCGACGTGTACACTTTTTTTTGAAGGGAAGCAAAGTTTTATTGCTTACGTGTGCGTGGGCATATCACCCATAGCACAGCCAGCCACAATGGGCGGAACATCGGACTCCCAGTACAGAGATTCAGAATTAAAACAACAGTGACCAATCTTAGCTAATTCGTGGGCTACAGTATTGGCCTCACGACGACACGCTCGGACCTTGCTGAATGAGAACCACATCTTCATTTGAAGCTTCAGGTCCTCGATGACTGGAGCGTACACTTGAAGGAGCTTTGTAAGCTCAAGACATGAAAACAATTACCAAAAAGATAACCAGAAGCAGTTCTCTGAGGAGTGGCACTAGCGTCATCAACGTGCCTCACAAATCGAGAACTTGCATAATACAACAACATTACCATTTTTCTTAGCGTTCATCCACTAGAGGTCCATTGGAAGATGATGCAAATTAACGAGTGTTGTCGACATTGCCAAAGGGACTTATTACACCGATATAACAATGCAAACCTGAATCTTGCTAGCTTATCTCATCCCATCACTTCCAGGTGATCTGCAAACACCATTAAAGGACGGTGCAAAACTGACATTCTATCAAACAAAACGAACCTTGAACACTAGCTCGATAGCTCCACCATCGGGACAATACTGTGCTTCATAAAAAAAATTAGGACGCTCACCTACCTTGTTGAAAGACACATATCATATCAACCGAGACCCCACTAGGAACACGAAGCTCATCACATTAAAACTGACCGTCACCATTGGACGAAGTCCAGCATGGGTGGCGGTACATGACCAACCTGAGGGGGACAAATAGTAGCACTTCGACGCAATATGGTGTCGTTGTGGAACCCCTCATATCAACACCGTGGCCGATGAACAAAATAAGCCACGGTAATGCCAAATATGCTAAAGAAGCAGTAACAACGATTGTGGGTGCGACTAGTCACCGAGCTTTCTCCTAGCGTCAGGGACGGTTCAAGGGGTTGCCAACGTTTTTTTTTACTTAATTACTAGCACTAGCTTGGGTCACTTATGCCAAAAGTTCATTGCCACATATATCTTTCCACAATCATAGTGTTGGTGGCATATTTGATCAAGCATTTGTGGTTTACGAGCTTATTTTCTCTAGAGTCTAACTGGAAGTTCATTTACATATTTTGTTGGAGAACTCCTCTGCATAACAAAACCATCAATTTTTAGTTTCAATTTGATTATCGAATAAATAAGATTATATGCATCTATGATACTAATTAAACCATCATAGCTTCATATTTCCCTCTGAATTTTGGGGCAGATATATTATTTTTGTGGTTGTGACACATGATTTGGCCTTCTTTCCTTATTTATTCAGGCATTGATTTGATCCTAATTAGTCCCATTGTTCCTAGGCCCTATGTCTCATGCTTCCCCTTTCCCTCATCTTGTACCACagatccaccacctcctccccctgCCCCAGCTCCTCCTCTCCCCATTTACTCACAAATAGGTGCCCTACCAGCTCATCTTGCACCATCACCTCCATAGATTTCTCCCCCATTAGTGTCGCcagcatgccccccccccccctcgcatcACTCCCTCACTACCATCAGCTGACAGAGAAGTGACGTGTTGGCTTTGCTCATGCGACCACCTTAACGCTCAACTGTAGCACTGCCCTCCGTCCTCTAGAAGATTAGTCGACGTGGCTTAAAAGAGAACAATGATGGTATCCTCCGTCGCCCCACCATTGGTGCCAACGGTCCCTCCTCTACAATATTTATCGGGAAATGATAGTGACAAATTAGAGGTCAAGGAATCAACGCGTGTCGTGTCACTGACAAGTCTGATGACAAGGATGGCATCCTGCAGGATGAGGTTCCATGGCGGGCTTCAATGGTGGTGTCGTTGTGATGGTTTGTTTGTTAATAATATCTGGAGCCGCTAGGAGTAGTGGTTGTAACGGATACGAGGTAGGCACCGGCAGAAAATTCAAACTTTCCCATGTACCTCCCACATATGCTAAGGACTGACACAACGGTGGTAATACTACAAGAGAGATTTCGTTGCGCCGGATTGGAGAGACGAATTGTGAAGAGGAAAAGTACATGCCGAATTTCACTCAGCCAATTACCCTCTATATATATGAAACTAGTGTAGACTTTTCGTTACAAGTATGTTCGATAAATGCTTGAGCTCGACTCGACCAAACTAATTAACCAATTCCACTCTAGCCTTACAATTGAACAATATATGAACAATCTCTTTACATTTTTAGGGGTATTTCCAACATTCATATATTGCCCTCAGAACCACAATTCAGATGCTCCTTCCGTCCCTAAATAGATGGCCTATAAACAGAGTAAAAAGCAGTGCTTTTCAAGTTTGGCCAAGCATAAAAACAAAGATATGAAGATAATTAGCAAGACCCCACCAATATCAATATACTCGCCATTAGATATATTTTTGTAATGTATTTATTTAATATTGTAGTAGTTGTTAATAGCTTATTCTATGTATTTGATCAAACATATACATGGCTGACTTTTTAACTGGATTCATATGTCATCTGTTTAGGAACAGAGGGCGTATGTAGTTGCCAAATTGCTCGCAACTACTTACCCACAACTATTTTTGGACGACCCATGACTAGTCTTGATTTTTTTTATCTACAATTGGTGTTTTTTGGCTATAATGGGtgtttttatttacttttttttagCATCGGGTGTTTTTATTTACTTAAAGtcccgcttcggtacaaccccctccTAAAACGTATACAGGGGAAATGTAGTCTTTTCACACCTTACCTATACATGCGCTCGATGCCCCAGTACGAGGCGCGTTCTGTTTGACTGATGTGCGTCCGCAGAGGGAGAGCCTCccgagtgggccggcccattattgcGTGAAAACTGTGAAAATAAACAACCACAAGAAAATGACCAGCAAAAGGATTCGAACCAAACACCTAAGTATGATAAGCGCTGATAGCTAGCCAATCCACCTGATAGAGTTCGTTGTCCAATAAAGAAACGCTAGCAGAATGATCACAGCAACCCGTTTAGTGTAGCGAACCATTTTTTTcctgcttctttttctttttttctttgtttttttcctatttgaaGTTTTTTATTCTCAACAAAATTGGATGCTTTTAGTTTTGTTCAAAATTTCATGAAATTTTCGTTTTTTCCAGTTTAGTTCATATATTGGAAAAATTAAATCACATTTTCAGAAAAAAtgaatttttgaaaaatgttcgtgtCCTTAAAACATTGTTCAGAATGATAAGACATGAACAGTTTTTTAAAAGtacgaacaaaattttgaaaaccaGCAATTTTTGGAAAACACGAACAACAATTGGTATTTTCAAACAATTTTTTAACAAGTCGAACAAAAAAATTGAAACCAAAAAGGTTTATGGAATTTCGTCgaacatttttctgaatttttgaaaaaaaatttgaaagcaggaacatttttaaaattccaaACAAATTTTGAAAGTGCGAACGTTATTTGAAACTCCACGGACATTGTTTGAATATGTGAATAAACTTTGGGGAAGTGtacttttttaaatttgtgaatttttttgtaaactagattatttttgaaattgtgatttttttttgtaAACAACAACATTTTTTAAGAGTAAAATACACCATAAGTCTCAAAAATATTTGGTGTGTGTCATATTAGTCCGAATACTTTGAAATTTATATATGGATCCTAAAAGTTTGCCAAGTGTGTTGCTCGCAGTCCTATCCACGCTGCATCAGTTTTGACACCGGGTGGGCGGTTGACTACTTCGATGTGATAATATTTTTGCACACCCCCTCCCAAAAGGTCATATGTTCTAGTAATTTTGTGGCATTCACACTTGCGCACATCCTATCCCTTGTCCTCCTCTCCATATCCAATGGCCACCATCCACCTCGGCACCAGAGCGCGGTAAACATGATGAGCTTCCTGCATCATGTGGTGGAACCACTCTGACATGTCTACCTTTTCTGTCGAGGTAGGATCGTCTATGTTGTGGAGGAAGTAGGGACGGAACCATTAAGACTTCTGCAATGGGGTGGAAGGAGGAGGAAACGGGATGAAGCATGTCGGCTGCTTGTTGCCACCGCCGCCCTCTCGCGTACGACGATGTCACCACAATCTTTGTGGAAGGCAAAAACCACTGCCGTGGGGAGGGGGCCTTGGGTCGTTGTGCGGAGAGCATGACTGCCGACGACGCGGATGCAGGATGGCGGACTTGCTAGCAAAAATTGGGGTCCGTCCAGAGATTTCCAATAAAATACCATGGGTCAGCGGAGAGTGTTTGAGTAGGCCAGAAGGGTCCGTTTGGGAGCAGCTCGTCATTCAACATCCCTTAAATGGCCCCAATTTTTTTACTGGCTCTgcatgaccaattcaaggcactaTGCCAAGTTTTTTGAGTTTTAGGCAATTCTTTCATTTTCTAGAGTTTGTTTTGTGGAAAATAGCCAATAAATGGTCGGACGTGAcgcaacttgcatatggtgtcAGAATTCGTTCAAACCTgtcatggatgcctaccatgggcaatCTCACTTGCTTGCAAAAAATGGGGTCAtttcatgcatgtcaaatattGACCGTGTTCATGGTAGGCGAGAAGGGTCCATTTGGTAGCACTTTGTTTCTCAACACCTCTACAATGGCTCCAATTTTTTTCTTGGtattgtatgaccaattcaaggcaccatgccaattTTTTCTTAGTTTTCAACAATTCTTGCATTTTTCCAAAGTTTTCGATGATAAATGGCCGGACGTGatgcaacttgcatacggtgtccaAAATCATTCAAACTTGGCATAGATGACtaccatgtgttggggaacgtagtaatttcaaaaaaattcctacgcacacgcaagatcatggtgatgcacagaaacgagaggggagagtgttgtctacgtaccctcgtagaccggaagcggaagcgttagcacaacgcggttgatgtagtcgtacgtcttcacggcccgaccgatcaagcaccgaaactacgacacctccgagttctagcacacgttcagctcgttgacgatcctcggactccgatccagcaaagtgtcggggatgagttccgtcagcacgacggcgtggtgacgatcttgatgttttaccgtcgcagggcttcgcctaagcaccgctacaatattatcgaggactatggtggagggggcaccgcacacggctaagagatcaacgaccaactgttgtgtctatggggtgcccccctgcccccgtatataaaggagtggaggaggggggcggccaaggagggtggcgcgccctaggggggagtccaactcccaccgggagtaggactcccctttttcctattaggagtaggagagggaaggaagaggaaggaaaggggggccggcccccttcccaattcggattgggcttgggggggcgccctctCCCTTGCTcttttcccctcctttccactaaggcccaataaggcccatatacctcccgggggttccgataacatcccggtgatccggtagtgttccaatctcacccggaacctttccgatgtccaaatatagtcgtccaatatatcgatctttatgtgtcgaccatttcgagcctcctcgtcaagtccatgatcacatccaggactccgaacaaccttcggtacatcaaaatatataaactcataatgaaactgtcatcgtaacgttaagcgtgcggaccctacgggttcgagaacaatatagacatgaccgagacacgtctccggtcaataaccaatagcggaacctggatgctcatattggctcctacatattctatgaagatctttatcggtcagaccgcataacaacatacgtttgttccctttgtcatcggtatgttacttgcccgagattcgatcatcggtatctcaatacctagttcaatctcgttaccggcaagtctctttactcgtcctgtaatacatcatcttgcaactaacttattagttgcatttcttgcaaggcttaagtgatgtgcattaccgagagggcccagagatacctctccgacaatcggagtgacaaatcctaatctcgaaatacgccaacccatcatgtacctttggagacacctgtagagcacctttataatcacccagttacgttgtgacgtttggtagcacacaaagtgttcctccggtaaacgggagttgcataatctcatagtcataggaacatgtataagtcatgaagaaagcaatagcaacatactaaatgatcgggtgctaagctaatggaatgggtcatgtcaatcacatcattcttctaatgatgtgatcctgttaatcaaatgacaactcatgtctatggctaggaaacatagccatctttgatcaacgagctagtcaagtagaggcatactagtgacactctgtttgtccatgtattca
Proteins encoded in this window:
- the LOC123180629 gene encoding non-specific lipid-transfer protein 2, which produces MAAAKATLVCFMVMALATALLAVPGAVEAATCSPTQLTPCAPAIIGNAAPSAACCGKLKAHPASCLCKYKKDPNLQRYVNSPSGKKVFTACKLRLPSC